The Guyparkeria halophila DNA window CGGATCCACCGTCCCTTGGGTCTCTGTTGGATCGAACAACGGCGCTCCAACAGTAACCTCGCGCACATCATTGAAGATGTTCCGACTCGCAATATCCAGCTCTTTCCGTAAGGCAATCTGTTCGCCGTCAAGCAAGACATTTCCACCCTCGGAACCAAGGAGCCAAGAAAGGTAGCGCTCTAAGTCTCGGTCACTAAGGGACTGAGACTGCATGATCGCCAAGTGATTGTCTTTGACTCCGAAATAGAGCACCGAGTCAATGAACTCTCGCGGGTGGCCATCCGGATCTTGCGGTGGTTGAATCTGGTCGACCGACAGTTCGCGTTGGCGCTGTTGAACGGTTACAACCTGCTTGTTGGTGCCAGGAACGTAGAGAATGAACTCCCCAAACAACATGTTGTCTTCATGGACCCATCGATTCAGGCAACGGTTGAGCTCATCGTCAGGATGAGCCCCCTCTACCGCCTGAGACCGCTGATCCACATAGGCATGGCTACCGCTGATTACCGGTGTCAGGAGATTCTGTAGGGTCCTTCCGTCGTGTAGACCTTCCACGCAGCGGTATTGGAGGGTCTTTCTCTTATATTCAGGCATCCATCTGTCCTATTTTCTCTGTCAATCAACGCGATGCCGAATAGAAGCACATTGGGCTAGTGTTTAAAACCCCTTTAAATCTTGCCACGCGGCGCTATCAACTGGCACCCCATGCCCACGCCCGCCGACGGCACCTGAAACGCTTACACGGCCTCTCAGGCGGTCGGGTCTAGATAGCTGCGGACGATATCGAGGATCTCGTTCTTGTCCTCGTCGCCGATGCCGAGGAACGGTCGGGCCGGGATCTCCTTGTAGGGGATCATGCTGTTCGCCTTGGTGATGCCGCCAAACTGCTGCATGGCGGCGTACACCTTGTTTGTGCCGGCGACGGCGTGGTCCGGTCCCCAGTCGCCGGTCACGCTGGCAGCCAGCTGGCCGGAGCGCTGGAGGATGGGGTGGGCATCGCCGCCGCGCATGCCGACGGTGGCCTCGGTCAGCGGGGCCCAGGGCGTGCCGGTGGCGGGGTCGGCCTCGTCCTGGAAGGCGCGTTCGGTGGCGTCGGTCAGCACGCCGGCGATGTCGCGCATCGCGGGCGTCAGGTTGGTCAGGCGATCGTCGAGGCGCTGTAGGGCGTTGAGTACGCTGCGGTCTTTGTAGTCGATCTCGATCATGGGCTATCCTTTAATCAAGCTCTGGGCGGGTGTACCCCGATGGGCAAGGGGGTATGTCCCGGCAAGCCCAACGCCGATGATCCAGGGGCCATCGGCCGCGGGTTTGGGGCATGCGGATGTGGGTTCAAGTCCCACCCCCGCTCAGAGCGCCCCATCCAACACCTGGTGTTCCCGTAGATTGATAACGGGCACCACGCGGGCCGTGTTCACCACGTTGGCCCGCACCGTTTCCTTCCCGCCTCCGGGCTTGCGCTGCCGCACACGGTAGTCGAGTTGCACCACCAGCTTCTTTCGGTCGTCGCTGCCATGGTCATGGACCAGCAGCACGGCGGGTTGGTCGTGGGTGGTGTCCAGCAGAGCGGCCCGCGGATTTGTAAGGTGCGCGGGCAGATCCAGCAGCCAGTCGCGATCCACCCCGCCGGCTTTCTTGTCGCGCGCCATGTGGATCAGATCGTTCTCTCGCACGGACACCACGCCGGATTCCGGCCCCATGCCCCGACGCTCCAGCGAGGCGATGACGTCGGTCGACAGCGCGCCGATGTGACGAACCCGGCCGTGCGGGCGCGGCTGGTCGGCATCGAGCCCGGCGAACACCTCCCGTGCCATCTCCTGATAGCCATCCTCGACCCCGCGCCGGACACGGTCAT harbors:
- a CDS encoding phage virion morphogenesis protein, which produces MIEIDYKDRSVLNALQRLDDRLTNLTPAMRDIAGVLTDATERAFQDEADPATGTPWAPLTEATVGMRGGDAHPILQRSGQLAASVTGDWGPDHAVAGTNKVYAAMQQFGGITKANSMIPYKEIPARPFLGIGDEDKNEILDIVRSYLDPTA